The window aaaaaatattattttgatatatttttaagtaaaaaaacaccttaaaaaataaccgttacAACATTTTCAAATACCTCCTTAGAtaacctgtttgtttttgcgtttcaaaagcgctttgaaaaaatttaaatattttttttatttttttctttactttaaattaatatttctttgatgtctttagatctttttaatgtgctgatgtcaaaaataatttttttaaaaaaaaaattatttttatatattttcaagtgaaaaacatttcaaaacaactgttatcacactttcaaacaccccTAAAAACTATTGCCTTATTTTGGGTTAGATGACTAGTTTATTAGTTTGAGGATTAATGCCTTGTTCCGGGTTATGAAACTACACACTCTGAATAGGTTTAATACCCTATTTTTTGGTAGTAAAAATGTCACCCTGAATGAGGGTTTATAGCCCTGGTTCAGGTTAGAGGAAAATTCCTTGGAGGACCACAGGATTGTTGTAATCAGTAAGAAgagaaattaagttaattattaaCGTAGTCCTTAATGGATGtgtataatttagttatttcatgaattgattaaattagaTTGAAAAACCTTAtgctatattaattaattaattaactgtgatataaaataaattttaggatCCTTGAGCTACGTTGGGATTAGTACCTCTTGCATTTTGTgttttataagaatataaatGACATATATTTTGTGTAGTTTTTTTTGggataaaacatatatattaaatatttttctgtaattattattttaggattttatgttagacttgaatatttattaaatctatttaTGTAATGTAGATTTTACTATGATGATGCTtgcattaaattttgaatgtaaTAGCTAAgtaattcttaatttaaattatataatacatGTTCCAAATAGTGTGCTAGTGATTCAATTGAACCATATTGACATGTGATGAGTTGTGATGTGATGAATACAAGATAATTAGACAATGAATATAACGTGAATTGCCAGAATATTGAAGTGTAATAGGTCTTTAGTTaataatttgagatttttcagtaaaataaaaaccctgccaaaattttggtagatttttaaattttaaacagtgataaaaaaaattactctgtttttggatttattacatgaaaaaaccaaggttgtcaattccgtttcggtaggtgtttcgttttttcaattggaacggaatgtttcagtttcggagtgtttcggggttgtactgttcatatatatatatatatatatatatatatatatatatatatatatatatatatatatatatatatattcaacaaacataattcaaattcaagataaattaattataaattatgcaatacaaacacaatgccaaacaaatataatttcaaaatttaaaatatttctaaatagtcaagattaaatagatctttaacttaaagtaattcaacttaaacaaaatatcaaaatattatgaaagtaaaatattttaacacaaatattttaaatataaagttaggtcaatgttattaaggctaatgaaatctaaagcatcccttgttttgctcaaattcctacaaagtataaacatgaaaaaaacaacatgaatataaaccatatatattagtgataaatctaattttaaaaaattaatatcattgttaatgaaaatagtaataataattttcaattttattattaatatcattgttatagaaaatagtaataaaaaaaagctttttataattgggtggtttaattaattaaattgaataaggttcaatttgattcaatggtttttcaagagcggaacggaacatgtggaatggaaccggaacgtttcgggcggaatttagccgaaaaatccggaacggaccgagatttaaaatgagatgaaatttgttccgttttgttccgttttttgaattggtatggaatgtttcggtcATTCCGGGcggaacggaacggaattgacaaccttggaaAAAACAGTGCTCAAATATTAAGGATGTTACAATCAATATACATTGAGTTCAGGTGAAATTGATATCTCTAATATTGAGGGATgagattatttattattgtgaaTATCTATTATCtaaaaactatttattattaaataagaaacaaattaattaatatataaatttaaagtgtACGTTTGTTTCATGACATGTATATATCAcattgcattaaaaaatataaatgttttataaatatatttgtataatataaatatatattttagcttGGGTTCAGACgagttttaaatatgttttcataATATTCATACCCTATTAATTACTCATTGGGTAAGGTAACCATCCAAAACACACCAACATGTTCGGGGCAAGTTAGGTTGGGTTGAAGTGACATCCATTGGGTTCAGATTAAATTGCACCctctaatattgaatgatgaaataaaaaaaattgaattagaaaaatgataaaaaataaaataaacaacaattaaaaaataaggaccatatttaaaataaaattaaatgacgaggtttgaaattgaaaacaaaaaaaccaacctacaaaagatataaaaaacaaattgataaaaatcagaagaatgaaaatcaaatttaaaacaaaaactaaatgaaatcaaatgatatGGTTGAAATTGGTAACAAAAGATAACCTggaaaagacaaaacaaaaacaaaataggtAGAAATCAAAAGGACGAGGACCATgttgtgttaaaaaaacaaatggaaggAAGCTTGTGTACTTTGTctaagagaggagagagaaaagggagaaaagaagaaaaaaaatccactacAACCACATCATCCTTCTTTCATTGTCACACGTGTCACCATTGAAAAGCTCTTAGTACCCTGCTTCAAACGCCAccataaaagataatatttgaTGTATTTGATGGTTGAAGGAGCCTGCATGTGCCACTTGCCACACACCACTCGCTCCAACAACGTTAAGTAATTACCCCTAATTTCAATTGATAATTCCAAAAAATCCtaagaaaaaatgataaaaacactAGTAGGCCTgagtcaaaaaaacaaaattgtaatGATAGTTAAATAATTgcattattagaaaaaaagttgaataacCAATAATACCCCTTACTTGatatgttataatttttatttttaaataggtAGACCACCCCGAACAAATTAGTAATGTTAAATTAACcccatgaaaatatatttttactccTCAAAACTCAaccattttcttataattataaaaagcaaCATCATCATATTATATTGTATCAATCGCATCTAGTTTTACTCAACAAGGAAAGGCTGATTAGgcttggtttgttttttaaataggaaaaaCTACAAATTGCCTTCCATGAGAAATTGCATTTGTCCAATATGGTCAAGATGACATGAATTGCCCACATCcttcatattaaaaaagaatcatgCATTCATAAAATGGGAGGCAGAAACTACACTGttgtaaacttgtaatttctaTTTGGTTTCTAGTCATCACAGTCTTTTTGTAAAGaagcatcatatatatatatatatatatatatatatatatatataaaaactaaacccATTCCTTCATTTTAGTTAAaagtttgaaataataaaaaatggaaaatgcaATAAAAGGGCATTACATCTATACTAAAAGTCTTGTCTAATATGAAAGCGAagccattctttttattattattattattattattattattattattttcaattctagttacttttcttcctctcttcttttttttatcattagcctcctcctttttattttaatttcatttttaattttttttaacaattaactgtgttgttttttaattaactaagttgATTGAATCACGTCAAGATAATTTttacatggtttaattttaaactcgtgTGTGATAAGAAATCAGGTCAATAGTTTTTTGTattagtttcataattttttttttcaattttgttcataGACTTTTTTGTACTAGTAGCTAGTAGACCAGgatgtttttgaatttgtcaaattcATTGAATCATATCAGTTAAAAAATTGGATTTGAAgatgttttatattaatcttgttattttcttagattttttatcaCAAGTTAACCggaatatatttaaatttatcaagcTGAATCACATTTACACAGTTTAACTTTACACTCAAACTATAACAGGAATCAAATCATAAGATTTTGACATTTACCATGCAAGtggagtttaataaaaatattactcaTTTACCAAGCAAGAAGAGATGACAGGGTGGGATGAACCTTCTCTATACGAAGTAGACACAGAGATTGACTATGTCTTCCGGTTGGGTTTGAGCATTGGGCTTTGATGTATGGCATACCCATCCACATGGATCCAATATTTGGGCTCAGCCCATTTGGGAATTGCAATTTGCATACTATTAAAAACTAACTTATTCACTTTCCGTATTATTAATGTACTATTtgattgatataaatattactcatcgactttatatttagttattggATTCATGTCCATCGATACAAATTATAAGATAtacaatcatttattttaatttaatattttttaatataatttgatggAAATAGTGGAATGAgatatatgatatattttatgtttaaaaaaataggatttTTTGAATTGTCTTACAGcacaaccaaaaaataataaataggcACTTACAAACACATTAcaaggaaaataattaataacaattatttagtAGGTGTTCAGTGGTGAGAAATTAGAATCAAggaatttgctttttttataaattcaggTTCGAGCCCCATGGTTACTAATATGATGGTTATTGAAGACTTATATGATCGAGATGCGCGCAAGCTGATccggacacccatgttaataataataaaaaaaattaatagcaaaCTATTTCTTACACTGGatgtataattaattactttCTTTGTTATATTAACATTATATATAAGAGAAATTAAAACCGATTTCGATGTAACAACAAATGTCCTTTGCAGCAACTTGAAAGAGTCAAATTGATGTTTAATAAATCTGGAAAAGccagaataattattttgttgcgAGATAATGATTGGAGACTTTGGCATTCAATAATTCAGCGGTGCTTGATTGGCTGTACAGCAGAGGTCGGAGGAAGTTTCGGTAACTTGGAGTACTGTAGAGCTACGGGTGGCTTATACGGGCAGAGTATCGATCCAAAGATACAATTCCTATGCATACAGCTCACTTCTAAGATCTGCGGCTGAAGATGCTCTGAATTGGGCAGTGTGTCATATGATCTTCTTGTCTCTTTCTTTTACACAACACAGACACGTTTGAGAACTGTGATCATGCGAACTTACtttctttataattaaacaAGAGGTCAATGATAGTGTCCTCTCTACTGTACAATGGTCTTAGATCAGACGAACAGAAACCCCTGTAGGCACGAGTTTTGATTAATTCTCTTAATCTCTGATCAAATCAACAACACTAGCTACTTAATCACCATATTACTATAATAGTAACACATTACAAGTTTCTGTTCTGGGTgtacctatttttttttggccACCACATGCATTATGCTGCTACCCAACTTAATTTGTCAGtaatctcttatatttttttaaaatttcagtaaaaattgttttttaaagttttatttatttaaaaatatattaaaataattttatttttattttttaaaatttatttttaatatcaacaaaccaAGAGATTTTGATCAGAGTTTTGTAATATCAGCAACGAAAGAGAGTGGAAAATTAatggagaaaatatttttttattcatcttggCAAATCATGTAAGAATATATCATACGTCCATCTTTTCCGTTTTGGCTGGGAGTTTTGTAATAAACTTAAGTATCCTCCATGCAAAAGATAGCAGGAAATGTCTATTCATACAGGGGACCACCGATTTTGAAGCTGGTTTTGGgtaaatgaagaaaattttgGAAAAGGAAAGCACGAATAAAGTCTTGTGTACAGGCTGTTATTCGTAGACAAAAAATTATCAGATTTCTTATAGCTACTGATCAGAGAGACGATGTTGATTTTTCACAAAAGACTTCTGTTTTCTGGCAGTGGTTAAATATTGGCTGGCCGGTCCTTCTCGTGGATATAAAGCAACCATTCTTTCAAGGGAGCAACTTCTGATTATAAACTGTTTTGTGGTTACCAGCTCTCACTTTGCTGCTCCAAGAAAGTGAGTTTTCCTGCTGGAATCTTCGCTCGGCACGTCTCACAGatgatatatacatatacaacTATTCTTGTGTTAGCAGGCCGAAAAAACGAATTGTTTGGAACAAAAAAATCGCATATGCATGGCGTAATCTGCccaaaatatttagatatatgCCAAGAACATATAGATGAACAAGTTTCCAGAAATATAGGAGGCAAATGTCCTGAAAGTAGGAAAAAGTTAAACTACTGAAACCAACGAGGGCTACTAtgaattttctagaaaaaaaatgaagaatggcAGCAAGCAAGTCCGCTCGTGCACATGCAACCGTTTCACACAAGCTAATTAATGTTTTAGTACTTATCTGGTAGGAATTAATCTAGTCCCATTAAATTGTCTGATTTTACACCAGAAACaggtcatgaaattaaaaatctgaAGAAGACAGTGCAAGAAGTAAAGAGTTTGAAtgggaagtttttttttatcaacgtCAAAGATCGATGCTGCTAAAAGAGAATCATTCCTAGATGCACTTTCAAATGAATTCGAGACAGCAAAAACATTACTGTAAAATGTTTCGAGTGTGGTGGTTGCttcaaggatttaattagaGGGAATACTACGTTTACCCTCATCGATCTGTGATATGATTGATGCACAAGTTTACTCGAATGGGGGGCTAAGGAGGCATGGAACGTACACAAGAAAAGTGTAAGTTGGACAGGTCGCCCGTGTCTAAAATGCTCTGAAACCACGCATGTGCTTGGTGTACCTGTCGATGTAGAGTCAGCTGGACTATCCTTGTAGCTTACCTGACTGTGGAATTTTAACCTAGCTATAGATGTTTCTCTCTCAAGATCCTGACTTGGTGGAAAAGTTTATCCTCATAAGGGAATCTAGCAAGAAAGTAATGGCCAATCCTCTCTCTTTGGTGAAGCTGCAAGATTTGTTGCCCAAAATGAAGAGAATCCCAAACTTCTAATTCAAGAATTGGATGAAGCAGGtgaaaataagtttattttctcaaaaaagtGGACTAATTAAATGCTGAGCTATTTatcttcttataatttattaaatgtcAAGTTTGGCGtgttgaataatatatatagattttcttATGATCGGTTATATTTCAAATCTCACCATGCATTGGTTTTTAATTCGATAGCTTATATTTGACTaaaacaacttaaaatgatTAGCCTAGTAGTTAAAGAAAGTTTCCTTAACTTTTCATGTTCAAACTTCGaggtaaattgatttaaatgcAATAAGTCGATGTAAAATAATgctatttaatttaagaaattatttggcacgattaattaattgtttctttaaattttaattttttttattaaaaaataaatttttatatatttttatattattttagtatactgatcttaaaaataaattttaaatttttttaaaaaatattattttaatatatttttaaataaaaaatattttaaaccacaaccgTTACCACAATTTTAAACATGCTCTAACTTATCAACAAAAACTTAGTTTTGATTCACTTACAAGCTAGttgaataattttatcataatatatatatatatatatatataattttaatgttagtttttttagcataatttaATACCTGTTTAGTATTGTTGTGTCTTTAAAATACGGTGtctttaggctttttttttgtttattgaaaagtaaattcattttgaaaagtgaattttaaaaaatataattttaattttttaaataaactagaaaTTAACAATCAGGCTATGGTGGTACGGTTACATGCTAATGAGCTGGCACTGAACAACATTCCAGTTATGAAATGTAACTTACCGGTGCATGGTGGGCACTGCTTCATAAGTCGAGGACTAGGAAGCAAAGCCAGGGATTTGCTCATAGTCGTTGCTCGGTACCTCTACATCGGCAAACACGTGGGTCATAGTGCGGGGACTCACCGTTAGCATTCACAGAGCATTTTACTATACAAAGATCGACGATGAACAGTAAattccaaaataatttaataaaatagcaaatatatgaacataaataataatgaaacactttaactagttttttaagattctaaaattaacgatcagTAAGTCTctattaatcttaaaatttatagtaCTCGAACTACTGAtaatctctaaaaattaaatttaaaatctaattagttaaattatatttttcagaaTTATCGCGTGTCAAGATTGGAGATATCTACATGGCTTCACACATATATCTCTGGCAATGTACAAGGGGTTCTATAAACTCAAGGTCAAGGCTGAGAGGAACACTCTTTCAACTGCAATACCTAATCCTCCTCGCTGGTGAAACTGAGAGTAGCTAATTAGCTTGTCCAGTAAAGTTACATTGAGAAGAAATTTAATTGTGAAAGGGAATCCAGGGATCGGATTTGACTCCAAAAGTCAAATTATTAAAACGTGATAGACACTGAAACAAGCAGGGTAATTATGGGACCCAAAAGCACAGCCTCCAGGACGGGGCCTGATTGTGTAATCTTATGAAGTGATCATAACCGTACATCGTTTTCTTATGTGATAATCAGTGGACTGATTGTGACCAGTCGTCCACttcatgataataaaaatggtAAAAACCAATCATCCAGCTCCCAGAGTTGAATTAATCTGTTTATTGACGGTGCAGAGAaccaagaaataaaacaaaaggaagactTTGATCTCCACCTCTGCCGGTGTGCATGCATGTGCAGCTTCCTTGTAACACAACAAGACTCGCAAAATCGCTCGCTTCCACAAGAAATCCTTAACTCTTACGCGCTCATGTCATCGGAGAAATCAACATCCCATCCGGCATTTATTGAGGTAGCTGGATGGCGATTGCTTGGCCATCCAAGTAACCTCCCTCCTTTTAATGGTGACAAAAATGACAAGTTGTTGTAAGGATATGATTCTTCACCAACATCATCTGCAAGGCAAATATGACAGTATGTCTGCATAATTTTCTCTAAttccattttatatatatatatatataaagttatttGCATGTAACCCTATGCTTTAAGAACTTAATTTTGGTGATTGTTACATAATGACTACGCATTTGAGACGTATTCAAATTTTTAGCATGATATATGATCACACCTAAGTCTATCttctgtcttttttctttcacattctaCTCTGTCAAGTACAGGTTCTTGGGTCCTAtaaatagtaattttactatCATCTTCtgataatgttttttgttaGAATGTGATCATCGACGCATAATTCCTTCCAAGTAACTTTGCGAGCTCGGCAGTTAATTGATTATCCGAATTACTCTCTGCAACATATGCTTGTTCAAGACTGAGAACCGAGTATAGGAGCAGctagtttattatttataaataataataagtatatattttggttttttttttttatctatctcaACTAAAATGACTTTGAATTAATCATGGAGATGTTCTTAATCTaagagaagttttttttaatgaaaactgcaagcttattaattaaaatgaaaattacaaGCATATTGAATTCCAAATTTACTGTTATCAGCTTACAATTATATGAGTACTTGATAAATATATTCTAAAGATCTTGTAAACTTGATTCAACTGTAgaataattgttgttgttgttactatagAAAATGCAAGCTTGCTATTATAAATCTACTGTTACGAGCATAATTATATAACTTGATTCGGCTCATCAGGTTGACGCAGGATCCGGGATCTTGATAGGgtttcaacccaaaaaaaatccaaatatacaATTATCTAGGTTAAACCCGGGTGGCCAACCGGGTCAATCCAAAACCCGAGTGACCTAACATAACCCAGGTGagactggatttttttttatattttttaataaacccaaaaatataaaactaatttatgaaTACGTAGCCACACATCTTGTCTTATAGTTTACTTTCACATAAATTGTTTCTTAACCTTTTGATATGGGATAACTATATATAACCCATTTTCACatggattgtttcttaattttttgatgtAGGATAACTATAATACACTTCATGCctcacatttattttttgtaaccTACATCTAtatgaattgtttcttaattttttaatgtgagataacTATATATAGCTTATATTCACATTGagttgtttcttaattttttgatgtGAGATAACTATATATAGCCTACATCTACATGTGTTGTTTCTTACCTTTTCGATGTGAGATAATTATACTATACTTCACGCCTCATATTTTTTATAGCTTCCATACATATAGattatttcttaacttttttaagTAGGACattaaaaacttcaaatatttttttttattttcccggGTTAACCTATGTGACCCGGGACTTGACCTCTTGGTTTGGTCAACCCTTAAGTTATGTTAATCTGTCAAACTCGCtacttgaatcatgaaattgagataaccccatagaaaaaaatcttaataaattacAAAGCCTAATTCCCAATAAATTcattgttaaagaataaaattgaaaaattattaatagaaaaatatgacATAATAAAACAAACCGAATCTACCAGGTTAACTCGCAAAACTCATAACCCGAGTCATGATACTAGGATGACTTCATAGACATCAAACTGAAACAGATCATAAAGTataattcctaatcaactcaatgttgaaggataaaattgaaaaaaaaactcgagtccaCCAGGTTAATTTACTAAACCTACGACACGAgtcatgagactataataaccatataaaaagcaaactacaacaaatcatgaagtctaatctcgaataaaacaaatgttaaaggatgaaactaaaaaaataaacataatttttttataaaaaaacaaagaaaaaaaacattattacaaTGAATAGTAGGACACAAAAAAACTATCACAGTCAACCAGGGTTATTCTACAAAATCCATGACTTATGTTATAAGAtcgagataatctcataaaaagtaaacaaaaaaaataatccgagttaacttgagttaacatgtcaaatttatAACTTGGGTCATGAGGCTGGATagcttaataaaaagaaaattaagataaaattatgacgtccaattctcaataaaatcattattaaagaataaaattggaaaaaaaataatcttaaaacgAGACAAAATAAAGTGACCAGAGTCTAATTGGGTTAACTtgtgactcgggtcatgagaccgAGGTAatcttgttgaaaaaaaattgaaacaaattagaaaatttaatttttaattaatcaacccaatattataggatgaaattttaaaaaaatatatcaattaaaaaaaaactaaattcaatcGTGGTAACCAGCTAAACCCAATACCGACATAAGATTagaataaccaaataaaaaacaaaccgcaacaaattataaaattcaattcctaataaattaaatggtgaagaataaaattagaagagaaaaataaattaaaatatattgttgcaataaatagtattttgtgagaTTATGTACCATAAAaacaccatttttttaaattttgtttgttaatattaatgtttatattaaaataataatgttaatatGAACAGGAAAGCTTAGCTACTCATACGCTGTTGGCGAACAAAATATGAGCGCCATTAAATTCGAGAAATAAAACACTGCTTTAAGGACTCCAAAACTCATGCTATATAAAAGGTCCCCATTTACAGTCTTTTACTTCTGTCCAGTCGCCGTTGaactaaaaatacaaaagactAATTACAACATGCGCCATCAAGGCATTAACCATGATGGACCCTCCTCTCCATCACAATTAAAACACTGCTCAACCCCCCCATTTTGTTATCGTTTCTGTTCCTTTGATTCACCTTCACactcctctctttctttcctgCACAATCACAGAAACAAAATAATGGCAGGCACAATAGGAAGAAACCTCAATCTATGCTTCACTAAGATCAGACGTCCACTACCACCCCATGATCATCAATCCCCCACTACCCTACTAACCCCAGATGATCACAGCCATACATTCctcataaaaaactataattccCTCTATGACCCCACCATTGATTCCGCCTCCACCACCACTTCTTccagctcctcctcctcctctgaaCCTGACTTCGCTACCGTCTACGCCTCTCAGcgcttcttcttctcctccccTGGCCGCTCCAACTCCATTATTGAATCCACACCGTCCATCGTCACTTCCTCAGACTCATCAGACAATCCAGGAATGACAAGTCTGACAACGAATCCCTCCAATGACAAGTCTTTGTTGGTTGATAGGTGTAATAATATTACTCATCCCCAGTTATTAAAATCCCCAACCGTTAAAGACAGTGTTGCTGTCCCCACCTACTCACCGGACCCGTACATGGACTTCCGGCGATCCATGCAAGAGATGGTGGAGGCACGTGACTTGGTGGACGTCAACGCTAATTGGGAGTATTTGCACGAGCTACTATCG is drawn from Populus nigra chromosome 5, ddPopNigr1.1, whole genome shotgun sequence and contains these coding sequences:
- the LOC133695414 gene encoding transcription repressor OFP16-like, producing MRHQGINHDGPSSPSQLKHCSTPPFCYRFCSFDSPSHSSLSFLHNHRNKIMAGTIGRNLNLCFTKIRRPLPPHDHQSPTTLLTPDDHSHTFLIKNYNSLYDPTIDSASTTTSSSSSSSSEPDFATVYASQRFFFSSPGRSNSIIESTPSIVTSSDSSDNPGMTSLTTNPSNDKSLLVDRCNNITHPQLLKSPTVKDSVAVPTYSPDPYMDFRRSMQEMVEARDLVDVNANWEYLHELLSCYLDLNPKSSHKFIVGAFADLLVSLLSSQMPEDAGRRGEDFSSGSCGISRQCM